Part of the Cuculus canorus isolate bCucCan1 chromosome 17, bCucCan1.pri, whole genome shotgun sequence genome is shown below.
GTCTGTGCGTGTTGTTCTCTTCTGATCGTGGACAGCACGGCGGGAATGGGAGAAGATTGTAATAATTAATAATCATTAGAATAATAATGCATAAAGACAGTAGCAAAGTAATTAGTCAGAGAGGGAGTGCTTGCTAATTGAGGTGGGGAGCTGCAGTCCAAACAGCCTGCGGAGgaacagggaagagagaggagcgGGGTCCGAGGGTTGGGGGATGTGAAGGAGGATGCCCAACGTGTCCAAGGGGCAGACCAGGATGTGTGCACCCCAGTCCTGCTTTTGGAAAGGCAGGGGGGGCACAGGCAGggctccagctccatccctgcctgcagtgTGAGCCCTGGTCTCACCCGCCCcatgtgcctcagtttccccatccctcctcGGATGCTGGGGCAAAGGATGCAGGAGGAATCCGGCACTGCGTCTAGCAGGCAGTGGGGCTTTAATTTGGTTATTTtggaaggaaagcaagcagCGGGTGCCAGCAGCGTTCCGTGGCGCTCCCCCTCCTCCGGGTGGGGGTCATTCCAGCCCCAGCTGGCTCTTCAGTGCCCGCAGCTCTGCCgcctggatgctgctgccccCGCAGACCACCGCCACCACGGAGGCCAGCGGGGTCCGCAGCCGCCCCTCGCGCTGCAGCCGCTGCAGCCACCCCGCGTAGAGCAGGGCCAGGGTGGCCCCGCACGCCGGCTCCACCAGCATCCGCTCATCGTCTGCAGGGATGAGAGCCGGGGGGGCACCCTGAGCCACCCACCCCACCCGCCTCCAGACCCCAGCACATTCCAGGCCAGTCTCAGGACCTGGTGGTGTCCCCTGGATCCTGCTCACCCAAGAACTGCTCCACAGCTCGCATGGCCTCCGTGTCCTCCACTACCTGGGAGATGACCTGGCACTCCTGGGCACACTCCAGCGCCCGTGCTGCCACCGTCTTGGCTCCCAGACACGTGGCCACGCTGGGACAGAAGGGGACAAAGGTGGTCAGAGCGGTCAGGGGAGCACCCCGTGAGCTGGGCTGAGATCTGCCAACTCATTGCACACATGGCCACTCACCGCCGGGCCGGCTCACCTGGTGATGTCGGGCAGCGAGACGAGGCGGCCAGCTGCCAGCGCCGCGTGGAAGCTGTGAGCCCCCCAGGTCTCGGCAGCGATGATGGGGACATCCTGCCAGCCCACCTGGTGCAGGCCAGCCACGACGCCTGCCAGCAGCCCCCCGCCTCCCACGGCCAGCAGGATGGCGTCTGGCTTGGTCTCCAGAGAGTCCTTCAGCTCCCGGACCAGGCTGGCGTGACCCTGCCTGCGGGGTGCGGGGGGCAAGGAGGATGCAGCCCGGTCCTTAGGGATGGGGCGCGGGGGCAGGAGCTGAGCCCTGGCAGCACTCACCACACCAAGGGGTGGTCAAAGGGGTGGATGCTGACCCAGCCCTTGGTCCGTGCCAGCTCCAGGGCTCTCGTGTTGGCTTCATCCCACACCTGGTAGGGGGCAACGGGGGCTTAGCAGGGTCACATCCAGCCCCGGCAGCCCAGAGATGGGTCCCTTGTCACTGGGGGTCCGGGGGACATCAGAAATCCATGCAGGACATTGGGCTGAGgtggggggttcctggggtgaCCCTGCTGCAACAGTGGGGTGCAGGTGATGCATGAGGACGTTCCAGGATGGGGTTTGCCATGCACACCCTTGGCATCGCAGAGCAGGCTGAGCCCAGGCTCAGTCCCCTCTGGGTCCCCTCTGACCCCGGTTTTAGGGGGCTGCTGTGGGCTTACGTGGCCGGAGACCTCCACCTCtgcccccagctcctccagcttgCGCACGGTGGTGGGGATGGTGGTACTGGGGACCACGACAGTGATCGGCAGCCCCAGTTTCTTGGCCGCGTATGCAGCTGCCATCCCTGCGTTCCCCCCTGCGGAAAGCGGGGTTCAGGCAGGGCTTACCCCGCCCTGCGCTCCCCATATTGCTCATGGGCTTCCTCCCCAGAGCTCTCACCACCGCAGCTCGGGTCCCAGTTACCTGAGGAGCAAACGAAGTGGTGGCAGCCCGTCTTGGCAGtctgaaagggaagagagaaggacaAGAAGCCGCGTCTCCCGGCCGTGCCCCTCTGTAAGGGCGTGGGGTCGCCTTGCCCATGCTCACCTCCTGGCAGAAGTGGCCGATGCCCCGGATC
Proteins encoded:
- the SDSL gene encoding serine dehydratase-like isoform X2, producing the protein MAAQPSGGEKPFHVVSPTLESLALSKAAGTKVYMKLENVQPTGSFKIRGIGHFCQETAKTGCHHFVCSSGGNAGMAAAYAAKKLGLPITVVVPSTTIPTTVRKLEELGAEVEVSGHVWDEANTRALELARTKGWVSIHPFDHPLVWQGHASLVRELKDSLETKPDAILLAVGGGGLLAGVVAGLHQVGWQDVPIIAAETWGAHSFHAALAAGRLVSLPDITSVATCLGAKTVAARALECAQECQVISQVVEDTEAMRAVEQFLEENNTHRPACYGDLLAELPCCV
- the SDSL gene encoding serine dehydratase-like isoform X1, with the protein product MAAQPSGGEKPFHVVSPTLESLALSKAAGTKVYMKLENVQPTGSFKIRGIGHFCQETAKTGCHHFVCSSGGNAGMAAAYAAKKLGLPITVVVPSTTIPTTVRKLEELGAEVEVSGHVWDEANTRALELARTKGWVSIHPFDHPLVWQGHASLVRELKDSLETKPDAILLAVGGGGLLAGVVAGLHQVGWQDVPIIAAETWGAHSFHAALAAGRLVSLPDITSVATCLGAKTVAARALECAQECQVISQVVEDTEAMRAVEQFLDDERMLVEPACGATLALLYAGWLQRLQREGRLRTPLASVVAVVCGGSSIQAAELRALKSQLGLE